The DNA segment TACACTGTTCACTGCTGTGGTCCCGGGATAACTACACTGTTCACTCCTATGGTCCCGGGATAAGTACACTGTTCACTCCTATGGTCCCGGGATAACTGCACTGTTCACTCCTATGGTCCCGGGATGACTACACTGTTCACTGCTGTGGACCTGGGATAACTGCACTGTTCCCTGCTGTGGACCTGGGATAACTGCACTGTTCACTCCTATGGTCCCGGAATAACTACACTGTTCCCTGCTGTGGTCCCGGGATAACTACACTGTTCCCTGCTGTGGTCCCGGGATAACTGCACTGTTCACTCCTATGGTCCCGGGATAACTACACTGTTCACTGCTGTAGTCCCGGGATAACTACATTGTTCCCTGCTATAGTCCCAGGATAACTGCACTGTTCACTCCTATGGTCCCGGAATAACTACACTGTTCCCTGCTATAGTCCCAGGATAACTGCACTGTTCCCTGCTGTGGCCCTGGGATAACTGCACTGTTCACTCCTATGGTCCCAGGATAACCACACTGTTCACTGCTGTCGTCCCAGGATAACTGCACTGTTCACTCCTATGGTCCCGGAATAACTACACTGTTCCCTGCTATAATCCCAGGATAACTGCACTGTTCCCTGCTGTGGCCCTGGGATAACTGCACTGTTCACTCCTATGGTCCCGGGATAACTACACTGTTCACTGCTGTGGTCCCGGGATAACTGCACTGTTCCCTGCTGTGGCCCTGGGATAACCACACTGTTCACTGCTGTGGTCCCAGGATAACTGCACTGTTCACTGCTGTAAATACTCAGTAACTGaatctgaaaataaattctgCTGTTTTTGCTGTGAATTGATTTAGACTCTGGCAGACTCTGACATAGTTTTATCTTGGCCATTCAGTGAGTTAACCATCTCAGATTTCAGCTGCTCAGTCAGGGATGATGGGGCAGTggtgagtttagattagattagattccctacagtgtggaaacaggccctttggcccaaccagtccacaccgaccctcaaaagagtaaaccacccagacccatttccctctgactaatgcacctaactctctGGGCCATTTagcttggccatttcacctgatctgcacatctttgtgactgtcggaggaaacccacgcagacacaaggagaatgtgtaaactctccacagacagttacctgaggctggaaccgaacccaggtccctggtactgtgaggcagcagtgctaaccactgagccatcatgctgcccataATGGACAGATTCCCATCTGTGCTCTGATAGTTGATGATTGCTCTTTCGCCATCCATTTGTTCAGGTGATTGAGAACTGTCCCGTGACAGGGATCCAGGTGAAGATCGATCATTATGGAGTCAGGCGACTCTCGGGGGTACAGACTGACTATGGAATGATACAGACGTCTTGTGCGATTAACTGTGCAGGTGAGCGAAAGCAAGCAGCAGAAACAGTCTGCCAGTCATTACTGGGATACAGGGGGATAGAAAGGAACTGTATCCTTGCAAGCTAGCAGTTCTAAAtgtcctcatcactgaccctccgacagtgcggcactccctcagcactgaccctctgacagtgcggcactccctcagcactgaccctccgacagtgcggcgctccctcagcactgaccctccgacagtgcccactccctcagcactgaccctgtgacagtgtggcactccctcagcactgaccctccgtaagtgcagcacgccctcagaactgaccctctgccagtgcccgctcccacagcactgaccctccgacagtgcccactccctcagcactgaccctccgacagtgcggcactccatcagcatTGATCCTTcgaccgtgcggcactccctcagcactgaccctccaacagtgcccccactccctcagcactgaccctccgacagtgcggcactccctcagcactgaccgtatgacagtgcggcactccctcagcactgaccgtatgacagtgtggcactccctcagtactgaccctctgacagtgcagcgctgcctcagcac comes from the Chiloscyllium plagiosum isolate BGI_BamShark_2017 unplaced genomic scaffold, ASM401019v2 scaf_42622, whole genome shotgun sequence genome and includes:
- the LOC122545946 gene encoding sarcosine dehydrogenase, mitochondrial-like, encoding MNVGDLYGTLYVPTDGTMDPAGTCSTLARAATARGASVIENCPVTGIQVKIDHYGVRRLSGVQTDYGMIQTSCAINCAGERKQAAETVCQSLLGYRGIERN